Proteins from a genomic interval of Helicobacter pylori Shi112:
- the alaS gene encoding alanine--tRNA ligase: protein MDIRNEFLQFFHNKGHAVYPSMPLVPNDATLLFTNAGMVQFKDIFTGIVPRPSIPRATSSQLCMRAGGKHNDLENVGYTARHHTLFEMLGNFSFGDYFKEEAILFAWEFVTKNLGFKPKDLYISVHEKDDEAVKLWEKFVPFDRIKKMGDKDNFWQMGDSGPCGPCSEIYIDQGEKHFKGSEDYFGGEGDRFLEIWNLVFMQYERSNDGVLSPLPKPSIDTGMGLERVQALLEHKLNNFDSSLFAPLMEEISELTSLDYASEFQPSFRVIADHARAVAFLLAQGVHFNKEGRGYVLRRILRRALRHGYLMGLKEAFLYKVVGVVCEQFSNTHAYLKESKEMVMKECFEEEERFLETLESGMELFNLSLEHLNENKIFDGKIAFKLYDTFGFPLDLTNDMLRSHGACVDMQGFESCMQEQVKRSKASWKGKQNNADFSTILNAYAPNVFVGYETTECCAKALGFFDSDFKEITEAKPNQEVWVLLEKTPFYAEGGGAIGDRGALLKDDEEAAIVLDTKNFFGLNFSLLEIKKALKKGDQVIAQVSDERLEIAKHHSATHLLQSALREVLGPHVSQAGSLVESKRLRFDFSHPKALNDEELEKVEDSVNAQIFKHLNSQVEHMPLNQAKDKGALALFSEKYAENVRVVSFKEASIELCGGIHVENTGLIGGFRIVKESGVSSGVRRIEAVCGKAFYQLAKEENKELKNAKTLLKNNDVIAGINKLKESVKNSQKAPVSVDLPVEKIHGVNLVVGVVEQGDIKEMIDRLKNKHERLLAMVFKKENERITLACGVKNAPIKANVWANEVAQILGGKGGGRGDFASAGGKDIEKLQAALNLAKNTALKALEG from the coding sequence ATGGATATTCGCAACGAATTTTTACAATTTTTTCACAATAAGGGGCATGCCGTTTATCCTAGCATGCCTTTAGTGCCTAATGACGCTACCTTGCTTTTCACTAATGCCGGCATGGTGCAATTTAAAGATATTTTTACCGGGATTGTGCCACGCCCTAGCATCCCTAGAGCGACAAGTTCGCAATTGTGCATGCGAGCGGGTGGCAAGCATAACGATTTAGAAAATGTCGGTTATACCGCAAGACACCACACGCTTTTTGAAATGTTAGGGAATTTCTCTTTTGGGGATTATTTCAAAGAAGAAGCGATTTTGTTTGCGTGGGAATTTGTAACTAAGAATTTAGGGTTTAAGCCTAAAGATTTATATATCAGCGTGCATGAAAAAGACGATGAGGCCGTTAAGCTATGGGAAAAGTTTGTGCCTTTTGACAGGATTAAAAAAATGGGCGATAAAGATAATTTCTGGCAAATGGGCGATAGCGGGCCTTGCGGGCCTTGCAGTGAAATCTACATTGATCAAGGCGAAAAACACTTTAAGGGGAGCGAGGATTATTTTGGGGGCGAGGGCGATAGGTTTTTAGAAATTTGGAATTTGGTGTTCATGCAATACGAACGCTCTAATGATGGCGTTTTGTCCCCCTTGCCAAAGCCTAGCATTGATACAGGCATGGGGTTAGAAAGGGTGCAAGCACTATTAGAACACAAGCTCAATAATTTTGATTCTTCATTATTTGCACCCTTAATGGAAGAAATCAGCGAGCTTACAAGCCTGGATTATGCGAGCGAATTCCAACCAAGCTTTAGGGTGATAGCCGATCACGCAAGGGCGGTAGCGTTTTTGCTCGCTCAAGGGGTGCATTTCAATAAGGAAGGCCGTGGCTATGTTTTAAGGCGCATTTTAAGGCGAGCCTTAAGGCATGGGTATTTAATGGGCTTGAAAGAAGCGTTTTTATACAAAGTCGTGGGCGTGGTGTGCGAACAATTTTCTAACACGCATGCGTATTTGAAAGAATCTAAAGAAATGGTAATGAAAGAATGCTTTGAAGAAGAAGAGCGCTTTTTAGAGACTTTGGAATCGGGCATGGAATTGTTTAACTTGTCTTTAGAGCATTTGAATGAAAATAAAATTTTTGATGGCAAGATCGCTTTCAAGCTTTATGACACTTTTGGTTTTCCTTTGGACTTAACGAACGACATGCTAAGAAGTCATGGGGCGTGCGTGGATATGCAAGGTTTTGAATCTTGCATGCAAGAGCAAGTGAAACGCTCTAAAGCTTCATGGAAAGGCAAACAAAACAACGCTGATTTTAGCACTATTTTAAACGCTTATGCGCCCAATGTTTTTGTGGGGTATGAAACGACAGAATGTTGTGCTAAAGCCTTAGGGTTTTTTGATAGCGATTTTAAAGAAATAACAGAGGCAAAGCCTAACCAAGAAGTCTGGGTCTTGCTAGAAAAAACCCCTTTTTACGCTGAGGGTGGGGGGGCTATAGGCGATAGGGGCGCGCTTTTAAAGGACGATGAAGAAGCGGCTATAGTGTTGGATACAAAAAACTTTTTTGGGCTTAATTTTTCGCTCCTTGAAATCAAAAAAGCGCTAAAAAAAGGCGATCAAGTGATCGCACAAGTGAGCGATGAGCGCTTAGAAATTGCTAAACACCATAGCGCGACGCATTTATTGCAGAGTGCTTTAAGAGAAGTTTTAGGCCCGCATGTGAGTCAAGCAGGGAGTTTAGTGGAATCCAAACGATTGCGTTTTGATTTCTCGCACCCTAAAGCGCTCAATGATGAAGAGTTAGAAAAAGTAGAAGATTCAGTTAATGCTCAAATCTTCAAGCACCTAAATAGCCAGGTGGAGCATATGCCCTTAAATCAGGCTAAAGATAAGGGAGCGTTAGCGTTATTTAGTGAAAAATACGCTGAAAATGTGCGGGTGGTGAGTTTTAAAGAAGCGTCCATTGAATTGTGTGGGGGCATTCATGTGGAAAATACCGGGCTGATTGGGGGGTTTAGGATTGTAAAAGAGAGCGGGGTGAGTAGTGGGGTCAGACGCATTGAAGCGGTGTGCGGGAAAGCCTTTTACCAACTGGCTAAAGAAGAGAATAAAGAGCTTAAAAACGCTAAGACTTTATTAAAAAATAATGATGTGATAGCCGGCATTAACAAGCTTAAAGAGAGCGTGAAAAACAGCCAAAAAGCCCCCGTTTCTGTGGATTTACCGGTTGAAAAAATCCATGGCGTGAATTTAGTGGTGGGCGTAGTGGAACAGGGCGACATTAAAGAAATGATTGACCGATTGAAAAATAAGCATGAAAGATTGCTCGCTATGGTGTTTAAAAAAGAAAATGAGCGAATAACTCTCGCATGCGGGGTGAAAAACGCGCCCATAAAAGCGAATGTGTGGGCTAATGAAGTGGCGCAAATTTTAGGGGGCAAAGGAGGCGGAAGAGGCGATTTTGCGAGCGCTGGAGGCAAGGATATTGAAAAATTGCAAGCCGCGCTCAATTTGGCGAAAAATACCGCTCTTAAAGCTTTAGAGGGATAG
- a CDS encoding YdcH family protein, with product MFHEFRDEISVLKANNPHFDKIFEKHNQLDDDIKTAEQQNASDAEVSHMKKQKLKLKDEIHSMIIEYREKQKSERA from the coding sequence ATGTTCCATGAATTTAGAGACGAAATCAGCGTGTTAAAAGCGAATAATCCGCATTTTGATAAGATTTTTGAAAAACACAACCAGCTTGATGATGACATCAAAACCGCTGAACAACAAAACGCTAGCGACGCTGAAGTCAGCCACATGAAAAAACAAAAATTAAAATTAAAAGATGAAATCCACAGCATGATCATAGAATATAGAGAAAAACAAAAATCTGAACGCGCTTAA